The nucleotide sequence CTGTCGGGAATCTCTCTTAAGACGCCTTTCGCTACCATCGCCCGGTAATAAGCCAACTGCCCCATGGCCACACCATAGGCGGCTTCTCTCGATTGATAATGCGTCAACGCCGCGTCTTTGCGATGCAGTCGAGGCAGTAGCGTGGAGATCGTCATTCCCACGCCCCCCTGACGCAGGGCATGCCAGGAAACCGTTGCTTCGCCGGGAATTATATTTTCAAACTGACGTTCAAACTTGCGAATGTCACTGACAGGTAATTCCAGATCCCGGTTCCATTCGCAGGCATTCCAGGCCATATCAAGGTGTGCATCAAAAATCAGCATAAGTTTCTCTATTCTGAAAAGAAGGTGGGAATGATCTCATTCGATCATTGTATATTATGATGGTTCTGCAAATCAGGTATCAGGTAGAGGCAGGAGTTTCGGGACCTGACACATCAGTGGAATTTCCGCCACAGGAACAGATTCCCGCAGCAAAAGAAAACCAGCCGACAATGAGCAGAGTTCCTCCAATTGGCGCAATGGCTCCCCAGAAAGTCTGACCACTGAGCGTCAAAACGTAAAGACTTCCGGAGAAAAAAATGATTCCCAGCAGGAAACACCAGCCGGCTATATTCAACAGCTTTTTCTTCTGCGAAGTCAATCCGGCAAATCCGACCAGCAACAAAGCAATGGAGTGGTACATCTGGTATTGCGCGCCGGTCTTGAAATCGTTCAGATATTTCTCAGCCGCGGGTACTTCTACCCCCGAAACCGTTTTTACCTGCCCGGCATATTTCTCAGCAAAATATCCATCGACGCCATGGGCACCGAAGGCACCGATGATGACAGCCAGTCCACCCAATGCTGCACCTATGGTTGACCAGTTAATAGAACAACACGACATCCACGTCTCTCCCCGATTAAAAGTGATACCGATACTTCAGTGTCACGAATATTACAACTCGATTTTGGTTCCCAACACTTTCAGAAACGCCGCCAGCCACTGCGGATGAGCCGGCCAGGCAGGTGCGGAAACCAGGTTTCCATCCACGTGGACGCCATCAATGGGTGTTTCCACAAACGTGCCTCCGGCGAGA is from Gimesia maris and encodes:
- a CDS encoding DUF423 domain-containing protein, which encodes MSCCSINWSTIGAALGGLAVIIGAFGAHGVDGYFAEKYAGQVKTVSGVEVPAAEKYLNDFKTGAQYQMYHSIALLLVGFAGLTSQKKKLLNIAGWCFLLGIIFFSGSLYVLTLSGQTFWGAIAPIGGTLLIVGWFSFAAGICSCGGNSTDVSGPETPAST